A window of Proteus columbae contains these coding sequences:
- the ppc gene encoding phosphoenolpyruvate carboxylase: MNQQYSAMRSNVSMLGKLLGDTIKEALGEEILDKVESIRKLSKSSRAGNEVQRQKLLLTLQNLSNDELLPVARAFNQFLNLTNVAEQYHSISPHGEAASNPVALAKLITRLKDKNFTDEQLKEAVEQISIELVLTAHPTEIARRTLIHKLVEVNTCLSQLDHDDLADYERTNIMRRLRQLVAQSWHTDEIRKIRPTPIDEAKWGFAVVENSLWEGVPAFLREFNEQLRESIDYNLPVEASPIRFTSWMGGDRDGNPNVTAEITRHALLLSRWKAADLFLNDIQVLVSELSMTESTPELRELAGGAEVAEPYREIAKQLRTRLQVTRDYLEQRIKGLQSLPPEGLLIDNEELWEPLYACYQSLTQCGMRIIANGQLLDTLRRIRCFGLQLVKLDIRQESTNHTEALSELTQYLELGDYANWSEEQKQTFLLEELNSKRPLIPTNWQPSAATQEVFETCRVIAQSPKDSIASYVISMAKVPSDVLAVKLLLKEAGANIRLPVAPLFETLEDLNNAESVMTRLFNIPWYRDLIDDKQMVMIGYSDSAKDAGVMAASWAQYRAQDALIKLCEKSGVTLTLFHGRGGTIGRGGAPAHAALLSQPPGSLKGGLRVTEQGEMIRFKFGLPQVTISSLAHYAGAILEANLLPPPEPKAPWIEVMDSLSDVSCAMYRDYVRGQEDFVPYFRAATPEGELGKLPLGSRPAKRRLTGGVETLRAIPWIFAWTQNRLMLPAWLGAGAALQHEIDSGKQAVLDDMCENWPFFNTRIAMLEMVYAKADLWLAEYYDQRLVEERLWPLGAKLRQQLSDDIKSVLAISKDEHLMADLPWVAESIALRNVYTDPLNVLQAELLQRSRTHSESDPRIEQALMVTIAGIAAGMRNTG; this comes from the coding sequence ATGAATCAACAATATTCTGCTATGCGTAGCAATGTCAGTATGCTTGGCAAGCTACTTGGAGATACGATAAAAGAAGCACTCGGTGAAGAAATTTTAGATAAGGTTGAATCTATTCGAAAATTATCTAAATCGTCACGAGCAGGTAATGAAGTTCAGCGACAAAAACTGTTGTTGACGTTACAAAATCTCTCTAATGATGAATTATTACCTGTTGCTAGAGCATTTAATCAATTCTTAAACCTGACGAACGTGGCAGAACAATACCATAGCATTTCGCCTCATGGCGAAGCGGCTAGCAATCCTGTGGCATTGGCAAAACTGATCACCCGACTAAAAGATAAGAATTTTACCGACGAGCAATTAAAAGAAGCCGTAGAGCAAATCTCTATTGAGCTGGTATTAACGGCACACCCAACCGAAATTGCACGTCGCACACTTATTCATAAGCTGGTTGAGGTGAATACCTGTTTATCTCAACTGGATCACGATGATTTAGCGGATTACGAACGTACTAATATTATGCGCCGTCTGCGCCAGTTAGTGGCTCAATCATGGCATACTGACGAAATTAGAAAAATTCGCCCAACCCCAATCGATGAAGCAAAATGGGGCTTTGCGGTTGTTGAAAATAGCTTATGGGAAGGTGTTCCTGCTTTTTTACGTGAATTTAATGAGCAGCTTAGAGAGTCCATTGATTACAACTTACCAGTAGAAGCTTCTCCTATTCGTTTTACCTCATGGATGGGCGGTGACCGTGATGGTAACCCAAATGTGACGGCTGAAATCACACGCCATGCTTTACTATTAAGCCGTTGGAAAGCCGCTGATTTATTCTTAAATGATATTCAAGTCCTTGTTTCAGAACTTTCAATGACAGAAAGTACACCTGAACTGCGTGAATTAGCGGGTGGTGCTGAAGTTGCAGAACCTTATCGTGAAATTGCTAAACAATTGCGTACACGCTTACAAGTGACTCGCGATTATCTAGAGCAACGCATTAAAGGGTTGCAGTCGTTACCGCCAGAAGGCTTATTGATTGATAATGAAGAACTTTGGGAGCCGTTATACGCGTGTTATCAATCATTAACTCAATGTGGTATGCGCATTATTGCCAATGGGCAACTGTTAGATACATTACGCCGTATTCGTTGTTTTGGCTTACAACTGGTGAAACTGGATATTCGCCAAGAAAGCACCAATCACACTGAAGCACTCTCTGAATTAACACAATATTTAGAGCTTGGTGATTATGCAAATTGGTCTGAAGAGCAAAAACAAACTTTCTTACTTGAAGAATTAAATTCTAAACGCCCATTGATCCCAACAAATTGGCAGCCAAGTGCAGCGACTCAAGAAGTATTTGAAACTTGTCGTGTCATTGCACAATCACCTAAAGATTCTATTGCCTCTTATGTGATTTCAATGGCAAAAGTGCCTTCTGATGTATTAGCGGTAAAACTATTACTGAAAGAAGCTGGTGCGAATATTCGCTTACCTGTTGCTCCTTTATTTGAAACGCTTGAAGACTTAAATAACGCTGAAAGCGTAATGACCCGTTTGTTTAATATCCCTTGGTATCGTGATCTAATTGATGACAAACAAATGGTGATGATTGGCTATTCAGACTCAGCAAAAGATGCGGGTGTGATGGCGGCATCATGGGCGCAATATCGTGCTCAAGATGCATTAATCAAACTCTGTGAAAAATCAGGCGTAACATTAACACTATTCCATGGACGTGGCGGTACGATTGGTCGTGGCGGTGCGCCAGCACATGCAGCATTACTTTCTCAACCACCAGGAAGTTTAAAAGGGGGGCTGCGTGTGACGGAACAAGGCGAAATGATCCGCTTTAAGTTCGGATTACCACAAGTCACAATCAGCAGTCTTGCTCACTATGCGGGTGCAATCTTAGAAGCCAATTTATTGCCACCACCAGAGCCAAAAGCGCCTTGGATTGAGGTTATGGATTCTTTGTCTGACGTTTCTTGTGCCATGTATCGTGACTATGTGCGAGGGCAAGAAGACTTTGTTCCTTACTTTAGAGCAGCAACGCCAGAAGGCGAATTGGGTAAACTACCATTAGGCTCTCGTCCTGCAAAACGTCGTCTTACCGGTGGGGTTGAAACCTTGCGTGCTATTCCGTGGATCTTCGCATGGACTCAAAACCGCTTAATGTTACCTGCTTGGTTGGGTGCTGGTGCCGCATTACAACATGAAATCGATAGCGGAAAACAAGCGGTATTAGACGATATGTGTGAGAACTGGCCGTTCTTTAATACACGTATTGCGATGTTGGAAATGGTGTACGCTAAAGCGGATTTATGGTTAGCGGAATATTACGATCAACGTTTAGTTGAAGAGCGTTTATGGCCACTAGGAGCTAAATTACGTCAGCAACTTTCTGATGATATTAAGAGTGTTTTGGCAATATCAAAAGATGAACACTTAATGGCAGATTTGCCATGGGTTGCTGAATCTATTGCACTACGTAATGTATATACCGATCCATTAAACGTACTTCAGGCTGAGTTGTTACAGCGCTCTCGCACACATAGCGAGTCAGATCCTCGTATTGAACAGGCGCTAATGGTTACTATTGCGGGTATTGCTGCGGGTATGCGTAATACAGGCTAG
- the phrB gene encoding deoxyribodipyrimidine photo-lyase → MHPSSVHLVWFRNDLRVTDNKALFNACQDKQAQVHALFTVTPEQWKTHNMALSCQAFIHNALLDLSISLAKLNIPLTIVISDTYSNAADKVAEYCQQHQATALFFNHQYALNEQRRDEKVTELLKNKTTVYAYHDNVFIPPGNVVTQQGEMYKVFTPFRNAFLRLFFSQNNASLPIPEIRTHQKAVSPLKAPLFSLENTSLPSFISTEEEALKRLKQFCYESVPHYAKWRDIPAVDGTSRLSPYLSIGLLSIRQCFNRLYQTEPDFLENNTSGAFVWFNELIWREFYQHLIVANPNLCKHIAFQLWTEKINWRNNQDEFNAWTQGATGFPIIDAAMRQLNQTGWMHNRLRMLTASFLIKDLLIDWRWGERYFMSQLIDGDFASNNGGWQWAASTGTDAVPYFRIFNPTTQGRKFDPDGEFIRHWLPELANVPNRYIHTPHEWAAKTNNSLDYPLPIVDHAKARIRAIESYEEAKK, encoded by the coding sequence ATGCACCCGTCTTCTGTTCATTTGGTCTGGTTTCGTAATGATTTAAGAGTGACGGATAACAAAGCACTCTTTAACGCTTGCCAAGATAAACAAGCACAGGTGCATGCTCTTTTCACCGTAACGCCTGAACAATGGAAAACCCACAATATGGCTTTATCATGTCAGGCGTTCATTCATAATGCTTTGCTGGATCTTTCAATATCACTGGCAAAACTCAATATTCCACTGACAATCGTGATTAGCGATACTTATTCAAATGCAGCCGATAAAGTGGCTGAGTATTGCCAACAGCATCAAGCCACTGCCCTTTTTTTCAATCACCAATATGCCCTTAATGAACAACGTCGTGATGAAAAGGTCACTGAGTTACTGAAGAATAAGACAACCGTTTATGCTTATCATGACAATGTGTTTATTCCACCAGGTAATGTAGTCACCCAACAAGGGGAGATGTATAAAGTTTTTACTCCCTTTAGAAATGCATTCCTTCGGCTCTTTTTTTCACAAAATAACGCTTCGTTACCTATCCCAGAGATCAGGACACATCAAAAAGCGGTATCACCTTTAAAAGCACCACTATTTTCACTTGAAAATACAAGCTTGCCCTCTTTTATCTCTACTGAAGAAGAGGCACTTAAACGCTTAAAGCAATTCTGTTATGAAAGCGTCCCACATTATGCAAAATGGCGAGACATTCCCGCAGTTGATGGTACAAGTCGATTATCCCCCTATCTTTCGATTGGATTACTGTCTATTCGGCAATGTTTTAATCGCCTTTATCAAACTGAACCTGATTTCTTAGAAAACAACACATCAGGTGCATTTGTTTGGTTTAATGAACTTATTTGGCGAGAATTTTACCAACACTTAATTGTGGCAAATCCCAATTTATGCAAACACATTGCTTTTCAGCTTTGGACAGAAAAAATCAATTGGCGTAACAACCAAGATGAATTTAATGCTTGGACTCAAGGCGCTACGGGATTTCCTATTATTGATGCTGCGATGCGACAGCTTAATCAAACAGGTTGGATGCATAATCGCTTACGTATGCTCACGGCAAGTTTTCTTATCAAAGACTTATTAATTGATTGGCGTTGGGGTGAGCGTTATTTTATGTCACAACTGATTGATGGTGATTTCGCATCAAATAATGGGGGTTGGCAGTGGGCTGCATCAACAGGAACTGATGCCGTACCTTATTTTCGAATTTTTAATCCTACTACCCAAGGTCGTAAGTTCGATCCTGATGGTGAATTTATCCGCCATTGGCTTCCTGAACTCGCCAATGTGCCGAATCGCTATATTCATACACCTCATGAGTGGGCAGCAAAAACCAATAATTCTCTCGATTACCCATTACCCATAGTTGATCACGCAAAAGCACGAATAAGAGCTATTGAGTCTTATGAAGAAGCAAAAAAATAA
- the proP gene encoding glycine betaine/L-proline transporter ProP encodes MKMKKKRNKPLQINDITIIDDSKLKKAITAAALGNAMEWFDFGVYGFLAYVLGQVFFPGASPGVQMIAALATFSVPFLVRPLGGIVFGMLGDKFGRQKVLSVTIIIMALSTFAIGLIPAYETIGIWAPVLLLLAKLAQGFSIGGEYSGAAIFVAEYSPDRKRGFMGSWLDFGSIAGFVLGAGVVVLISTTLGETAFHEWGWRIPFFLALPLGLIGLYLRHALEETPAFQQHVDEMNSDDRKSIENPPRISLREIASKYWKSLTVCVGLVIATNVTYYMLLTYMPSYLSHNLNYSADHGVLIIIAIMIGMLFVQPVIGLLSDKIGRKPFVIGGSIGLFILAYPAFMMINSDEIGLIFLGLLILAVLLNCFTGVMASILPAIFPTHIRYSALAIAFNISVLVAGATPTAAAWLVEATGDLYMPAYYLMIVAVVGLITGIKMIETANKPLRGATPAASDRSEAKEILSEHYDNIEQRVEDIEAEIEALQKKRQTLIDQHPKLD; translated from the coding sequence ATGAAAATGAAGAAGAAAAGAAATAAACCATTACAAATCAATGATATAACAATTATTGATGATAGTAAGCTGAAAAAAGCCATTACTGCTGCGGCGTTAGGTAATGCCATGGAATGGTTCGACTTCGGTGTCTACGGCTTCCTCGCTTATGTTTTAGGTCAAGTGTTTTTCCCTGGCGCATCTCCAGGTGTGCAGATGATTGCTGCCCTTGCCACATTCTCTGTACCTTTCCTTGTAAGGCCATTAGGTGGCATTGTGTTTGGGATGCTAGGGGATAAATTTGGTCGTCAGAAAGTGTTATCTGTCACCATCATTATTATGGCGCTCAGTACGTTTGCCATTGGTCTGATCCCTGCTTATGAAACTATTGGGATCTGGGCTCCAGTTTTATTATTACTCGCTAAATTAGCACAAGGTTTCTCCATTGGTGGTGAATATTCAGGAGCGGCGATTTTCGTTGCTGAATACTCACCAGACCGTAAACGTGGATTTATGGGAAGCTGGTTAGACTTCGGTTCTATTGCTGGTTTTGTTCTGGGTGCAGGTGTTGTTGTACTGATTTCTACTACTCTTGGAGAAACAGCATTCCATGAGTGGGGATGGCGTATCCCGTTCTTCTTAGCATTACCATTAGGTCTTATTGGCTTATATTTACGTCATGCTTTAGAAGAAACGCCAGCATTCCAACAACATGTTGATGAAATGAACAGCGATGACCGTAAATCTATCGAAAATCCACCTCGTATTTCATTACGCGAAATCGCCTCAAAATATTGGAAAAGTTTGACCGTCTGCGTGGGTTTAGTGATTGCCACTAACGTGACCTACTATATGTTATTAACGTATATGCCGAGTTATTTATCTCATAACTTAAATTATTCGGCAGATCACGGTGTACTGATCATTATCGCGATTATGATAGGGATGTTATTTGTACAGCCTGTGATCGGCTTACTCAGTGATAAAATTGGCCGTAAACCGTTTGTTATCGGTGGTAGTATTGGGTTGTTTATTCTTGCTTACCCTGCGTTTATGATGATTAACAGTGATGAAATCGGTTTAATTTTCTTAGGATTATTAATTCTTGCGGTTCTACTCAACTGTTTTACTGGAGTAATGGCGTCTATTTTACCTGCCATATTCCCAACGCATATTCGTTATAGTGCATTAGCTATTGCATTTAATATTTCTGTATTAGTGGCAGGTGCAACACCAACGGCAGCGGCATGGTTAGTTGAAGCAACTGGTGACTTATATATGCCTGCTTATTATCTGATGATTGTCGCCGTTGTCGGTTTGATCACAGGGATTAAGATGATTGAAACCGCAAATAAACCTTTACGAGGTGCAACACCTGCGGCATCAGATAGATCAGAGGCAAAAGAAATTCTGTCTGAGCATTATGATAATATCGAGCAACGTGTTGAAGATATTGAAGCTGAAATTGAGGCATTACAGAAAAAACGCCAAACGCTTATCGATCAACATCCTAAATTAGATTAA
- a CDS encoding LysR substrate-binding domain-containing protein yields the protein MNINQLKSFVEVVKNNFNITNAAEKLYTSQPTISKQLKILEDELSVSLFVRKNNNLLALSPMGKEVHKIACDILGQVDRIKSIVAEEDRNKKVDLHIATTHTQIRYSLPNVIDHFRRYYPNISLHFHQGAPAQLAEMVKNGDVDFAIATESMHLYEDLITLPCYRWTRSLLVPYDHPLALLKDDELVTIEQMAEYPLITYVFGFTRGSKLDKVFYKNNLKPNVALTATDTEIIKYYVKRHLGIGVIAAASYDETEDGGALKCINIDHLVQPSYTHICVSKHTHMKDYMHEFISLYAPHIDRNIIQMPEQWETQWHSKEVYQGLPDLRSVNINNIATE from the coding sequence ATGAACATTAATCAACTGAAAAGCTTTGTTGAAGTCGTGAAAAATAATTTCAACATTACTAATGCGGCTGAAAAACTTTATACCTCACAACCGACAATCAGCAAGCAACTAAAGATATTAGAAGATGAATTAAGTGTATCGCTGTTTGTACGTAAAAATAATAACTTATTAGCATTAAGCCCGATGGGTAAAGAAGTCCATAAAATTGCTTGTGATATTCTTGGGCAAGTTGACCGAATCAAAAGCATTGTGGCGGAAGAAGATCGTAATAAAAAAGTCGATTTACATATTGCGACAACGCATACGCAAATTCGTTATTCATTGCCGAATGTGATTGATCACTTTCGTCGCTATTACCCCAATATTTCTCTACATTTTCATCAAGGCGCACCGGCTCAATTAGCGGAAATGGTTAAAAATGGCGATGTGGATTTTGCGATTGCCACAGAATCTATGCACCTTTATGAAGATTTAATTACACTGCCTTGTTACCGCTGGACTCGTAGTTTATTAGTCCCTTATGACCATCCTCTTGCTTTATTGAAAGACGATGAGCTGGTTACCATCGAGCAGATGGCAGAGTATCCACTGATTACTTATGTTTTTGGTTTTACAAGAGGATCTAAATTAGACAAGGTATTTTATAAAAATAATCTTAAGCCTAATGTGGCGTTAACTGCGACGGATACAGAGATTATTAAATACTATGTTAAGCGACATTTAGGTATCGGCGTTATTGCAGCTGCTTCATATGATGAGACAGAAGATGGTGGCGCACTAAAATGTATTAATATCGATCATTTAGTGCAACCGAGTTATACCCATATTTGTGTCAGTAAACATACCCATATGAAAGATTATATGCATGAGTTTATTTCTCTCTATGCGCCCCATATTGATAGAAATATTATTCAGATGCCAGAGCAGTGGGAAACACAATGGCACAGTAAAGAGGTCTATCAGGGATTGCCTGATTTGCGTTCTGTGAATATTAATAATATCGCGACAGAATAA
- a CDS encoding M20 metallopeptidase family protein: MNNIYNVSEKLFQLNDFSKKTRQDLHKIPELSGEEYKTSKYCRELMESFGYKIKTFDGYTGFTADLIVNSEFPLIAIRADMDGLEMPDLTNNEHSSVHQGCAHNCGHDTHMTMALTSAKYLAENKEEMTSNVRFIFQMAEEDMRVPGAEKMVEMGCMEGVDETYALHNDAAIETGCVRFNDGVMSSYGSAWTLDVYGVSAHGSTPHKGLDAIREATRLIDYMDYVVAKKTDPFSPAVFGCGMINGGTIPNALADHVQARGTIRSMDENTDQILKASFDEIVARSTAGGFKTTLSYSGYPAVVNHPTAHQRLLDAMRKFLPEENIESNGKPMTGSEDFSYMVNATKGKVGAMFFLGSGNQAKGINNYLHANPYFVDDDCLLVGAQIFVNILTR, translated from the coding sequence ATGAATAATATTTATAATGTCAGTGAAAAACTCTTTCAATTAAATGACTTTAGTAAAAAAACACGACAAGACCTGCACAAAATACCTGAGCTATCAGGTGAAGAATATAAAACATCTAAATACTGTCGTGAATTAATGGAAAGTTTTGGTTATAAAATTAAAACTTTTGATGGATATACTGGTTTCACAGCAGACTTAATTGTTAATTCTGAATTTCCATTAATTGCTATCCGTGCTGATATGGACGGATTAGAAATGCCAGACTTAACCAATAATGAACACAGTTCAGTTCACCAAGGTTGTGCGCATAACTGTGGCCACGATACCCATATGACCATGGCATTAACCAGTGCTAAGTATCTTGCCGAAAATAAAGAAGAGATGACGTCAAATGTCCGCTTTATTTTCCAAATGGCGGAAGAAGATATGCGTGTACCTGGCGCTGAAAAAATGGTGGAAATGGGTTGTATGGAAGGCGTTGATGAAACATACGCACTTCATAATGATGCCGCTATCGAAACAGGTTGTGTTCGCTTTAATGATGGTGTGATGTCGTCTTATGGTTCAGCATGGACATTAGATGTTTATGGTGTTTCTGCACATGGTTCAACACCACACAAAGGGTTAGATGCCATTCGTGAAGCAACGCGCTTAATTGACTATATGGATTATGTTGTTGCGAAAAAGACGGATCCATTTAGCCCTGCGGTATTTGGTTGTGGCATGATCAATGGGGGAACAATCCCTAATGCATTAGCTGATCACGTACAAGCACGCGGTACTATCCGTTCTATGGATGAAAATACCGACCAAATACTGAAAGCCAGCTTCGACGAAATTGTTGCCCGCAGTACGGCTGGTGGATTTAAAACCACATTAAGCTATAGCGGATACCCAGCTGTTGTGAATCATCCAACTGCACATCAGCGTTTATTAGATGCGATGCGTAAATTCTTACCAGAAGAGAATATTGAATCAAACGGTAAGCCAATGACAGGCAGTGAAGACTTTAGCTATATGGTTAACGCCACGAAAGGTAAAGTGGGTGCCATGTTCTTCTTAGGAAGTGGTAACCAAGCGAAAGGGATTAATAATTACCTTCACGCCAATCCTTATTTTGTCGATGATGATTGTTTATTAGTGGGTGCTCAGATTTTTGTGAATATTCTGACTCGCTAA
- a CDS encoding DUF3100 domain-containing protein, giving the protein MDKSRSPIKVFFISILAVLFLIFISQYVIGKKEIKIGIAVIPILPMLFAVIIGMCISAGFTRKKIKVWGKLFTEKEEGFCGKMVGFSLLILGTQYAGMIVPNIKMILSVGIPLFVQELGNLLPVLIAVPLAIKFGFGRRAIGACSSISREPSIAVIQGKFGTGSQEYIGVLAIYLCGSVIGTLWFSVLGSIAPLTGLHPLALAAGSGVGSGSMLSAASGALINGLDEALAQQVLSVAAASNLLSSALGALSLTYLGLPLSEKIYKIFTRGKTA; this is encoded by the coding sequence ATGGACAAAAGTAGAAGTCCGATAAAGGTTTTCTTTATTAGTATTCTTGCAGTCCTTTTCTTAATTTTTATTTCACAATATGTCATTGGTAAAAAAGAAATTAAGATTGGCATTGCGGTAATACCTATTTTACCAATGCTATTTGCTGTAATTATTGGTATGTGTATATCTGCTGGATTTACCCGTAAAAAAATTAAAGTATGGGGTAAATTATTCACAGAAAAAGAAGAAGGCTTCTGCGGTAAAATGGTAGGTTTCAGCCTACTTATTTTAGGTACGCAATATGCGGGAATGATTGTTCCTAATATTAAAATGATTTTAAGTGTCGGTATTCCTTTATTTGTTCAGGAACTCGGTAACTTATTACCAGTATTAATTGCGGTTCCATTAGCCATTAAATTTGGATTTGGTCGTCGTGCAATTGGTGCCTGTTCATCTATTAGCCGTGAACCGTCTATCGCTGTTATCCAAGGTAAATTTGGTACAGGCTCTCAAGAATATATTGGTGTATTAGCCATTTATTTATGTGGTTCTGTTATCGGTACTTTATGGTTTAGCGTATTAGGTAGTATTGCTCCACTAACTGGATTACATCCACTTGCTCTTGCAGCAGGCTCTGGTGTCGGTTCTGGTTCAATGTTAAGTGCTGCATCAGGTGCATTAATTAATGGTCTTGATGAAGCATTAGCACAGCAAGTATTAAGTGTTGCCGCTGCATCTAATTTATTATCTTCCGCATTAGGCGCACTGTCATTAACCTATTTAGGTTTACCTCTTTCAGAAAAAATTTATAAAATTTTCACCAGAGGCAAAACTGCATGA
- the poxB gene encoding ubiquinone-dependent pyruvate dehydrogenase, producing the protein MSKQTVATYIAKVLHNAGVKRIWGVTGDSLNGLSDSLRKMGTIEWMGTRHEEVAAFAAGAEAAVNGQLAVCAGSCGPGNLHLINGLFDCHRNHVPVLAIAAHIPSAEIGSNYFQETHPQELFRECSHYCELVSNPEQIPQVLAIAMRTAILKKGVAVVVLPGDVALKPAPEDAHENWYPLQSPLIMPNRFEIEKLSDALNNAKNITLMCGAGCAQARDEVIKLAQTLKAPVVHALRGKEYIEWKNPYSVGMTGLIGFSSGYHAMENADTLVLLGTQFPYRAFYPSKANIIQIDINPSSLGSHCHVDMAMIGDIKATLNAIQPRLKEKTDTTHLDASLKHYAKAREDLDALAQPSERELIHPQYLARRLSELANDDAIFTCDVGTPTVWAARYVGMNGKRRLLGSFNHGSMANAMAQAIGAQALDRKRQVVAMCGDGGFTMLMGDFISLAQMNLPVKVIIFNNSVLGFVAMEMKAGGYLTDGTDLHNPDFAAIANASGIKGIRVEKGEDLDNALKEAFEHDGPVIVDVVTAKQELSMPPEVKFEQAKGFSLYMMKAIINGRGDEIVQLAKTNWLR; encoded by the coding sequence ATGAGTAAGCAAACAGTTGCAACTTATATTGCTAAAGTACTCCATAATGCAGGTGTGAAACGTATTTGGGGCGTGACAGGCGATTCTCTCAATGGATTAAGTGATAGCTTGCGAAAGATGGGAACGATTGAGTGGATGGGAACCCGTCATGAAGAAGTCGCGGCTTTTGCCGCAGGAGCAGAAGCGGCAGTTAATGGTCAATTAGCGGTTTGCGCTGGCTCTTGTGGACCAGGAAATTTACATCTTATCAATGGGCTTTTTGATTGCCATCGTAATCATGTTCCAGTGTTAGCCATTGCTGCGCATATTCCTTCTGCTGAAATTGGTAGTAATTACTTTCAAGAAACACATCCTCAAGAACTTTTTCGCGAATGTAGCCATTATTGTGAATTAGTCTCAAACCCAGAGCAGATCCCTCAAGTGCTTGCTATTGCAATGCGAACCGCTATTTTGAAAAAAGGAGTCGCTGTTGTTGTTTTACCGGGAGATGTTGCACTAAAACCAGCCCCAGAAGATGCGCATGAAAACTGGTATCCGTTGCAATCTCCACTCATCATGCCAAATCGTTTCGAAATCGAAAAATTATCCGATGCGCTAAATAATGCAAAAAATATCACTTTAATGTGCGGTGCTGGATGTGCTCAGGCTCGCGACGAAGTGATTAAACTGGCTCAAACATTAAAAGCCCCTGTTGTACACGCATTGCGAGGGAAAGAGTACATTGAGTGGAAAAATCCCTATAGTGTAGGAATGACAGGATTAATTGGTTTTTCATCGGGTTATCATGCGATGGAAAATGCTGATACGTTAGTGTTATTAGGTACGCAATTCCCTTATCGTGCATTTTATCCATCAAAAGCCAATATTATTCAAATTGATATTAATCCAAGTAGCCTTGGTTCGCATTGCCATGTCGATATGGCGATGATTGGCGATATTAAAGCCACACTCAATGCGATACAGCCTCGTTTAAAAGAGAAAACAGATACCACTCATCTTGATGCTTCACTGAAACATTATGCTAAAGCACGAGAAGATCTGGATGCACTTGCACAACCGAGTGAACGTGAGCTTATTCATCCACAATATTTGGCTCGTCGATTAAGTGAACTGGCAAATGATGATGCTATTTTTACTTGTGACGTAGGGACACCAACAGTATGGGCAGCACGTTATGTGGGCATGAATGGAAAACGTCGTTTACTGGGCTCGTTTAATCACGGCTCTATGGCAAATGCGATGGCTCAAGCCATTGGTGCACAGGCGTTAGATAGAAAGCGTCAAGTTGTGGCAATGTGTGGTGATGGTGGATTTACCATGCTAATGGGTGATTTTATCTCATTAGCTCAAATGAATTTACCCGTCAAAGTGATTATTTTTAATAACAGTGTATTAGGCTTTGTCGCGATGGAAATGAAAGCGGGTGGTTATTTAACCGATGGTACGGATTTACATAATCCAGATTTCGCGGCTATTGCTAATGCATCTGGTATCAAAGGCATTCGAGTAGAAAAAGGTGAAGATCTGGATAATGCACTTAAAGAAGCCTTTGAACATGATGGCCCTGTGATTGTGGATGTGGTAACTGCCAAACAAGAGCTTTCAATGCCTCCTGAAGTGAAGTTTGAACAAGCAAAAGGGTTTAGCCTGTATATGATGAAAGCGATTATTAATGGTCGAGGAGATGAGATTGTTCAACTTGCCAAGACTAATTGGTTACGCTAG